The following DNA comes from Microbacterium foliorum.
CTCGAGCAGGAGCGCGAGGTGACGGCAGCACAGGCCGTGGCTCTCGACCGCGTGCGCATCGCCCGCGAGCTGCATGACGTGGTCGCCCACCATGTGTCGGTGATGGGTGTGCAGGCGGGTGCCGCACGGCTCGTGATCGATCAGGACCCCGAGAAGTCCAAGAGCATCCTGAGCGGGATCGAGGAGTCGGCGCGCGATGCGATCCACGAGCTGCGGCATCTGCTCGAGACCCTCCGCACCCCCGGCGGCGAGACGACGGATGCCGCGTCGACCGTGACGCTCGACGACATCCGCTCACTCGCCGAGGCGTCGACCGAGGCGGGGTTGCCCACGCACTACGTCGTGATCGGTGAACCGGTGCCCGTGCCCTCGCTCGTCGCTGTGAACCTGTACCGCATCGCCCAGGAGTCGCTCACGAACGCCCGGCGCCACGCAGGCGTCGGCGCCACGGCCGATGTGCGCGTGCGCTACGACGACGCCGGTGTCGAGGTCGAGATCGTCAACACCGGCCGCGCCGTGGCGGCGCTTCGCCCCGGGCTCGGCCAACTCGGCATGCGCGAGCGCGCAGCGGCATCCGGGGGCACGCTCGACATCGCTCCGCGTCCGGCCGGAGGGCTGCGGGTGCGGGCTCGCGTTCCGCTGACCGGCAAGGGCGTCGACCAGACCGAGCCAGCAGAGCCGCTGATCGAGACGGGCACCTCCTCATGAGCCATACCGACGCGCCGATCCGAGTCCTGCTCGTCGACGACCACGCGATGCTGCGCGCCGGATTCCGGACGATCCTCGACACGCAGCGCGACATCACGGTGGTCGGCGAGGCGGCGACCGGTGCCGAGGCGGTGGCGCAGGCATCGACTCTTCGCCCGGACGTCATCACGATGGACGTGCAGATGCCCGACATGGACGGCATCGAAGCCACGCGGCGGATCGTCGCAGACCCGCAGGTCGGGGCGGCCATCGCGATCGTGACGACGTTCGATCGCGACGACTACCTCTATCAGGCGCTGGATGCCGGAGCGAGCGGGTTCCTGCTCAAGAACGCCGGCGCGGAGGATCTCATCGCGGCGGTCCGCGCTCTCGCAGCGGGCGACGGGATGCTGGCGCCCGAGGTCACGCGCCGGGTGCTGGCTCGGTTCACCACAGCATCCGCCACAGCATCCAACCCGGCATCCGCGCCGACATCCGCGCCGGCGTCCGCCCCCGCGCCGTCGCAGGTCGCCGCGACTGTGCTCGCCGACCCGCTCACCGACCGAGAGGCCGAGGTGCTCGTGCTGCTGGCTGACGCCCGCAGCAACGCCGAGATCGCGAGCGCCCTGTTCATCGGCGAGGCCACCGTGAAGACGCACGTCTCACGCATCCTGCAGAAGCTCGGCGCGCGGGACCGCGTGCAGGCCGTCGTGCTCGCGCACCGCATGGGACTCACGTAGCCCTACCCCGATACCCTCGGATCCATGCCCGAAGCCGCACCCCTCTCGCGTCCGATCCTGGCCGGGGTGGTCACCGCACTGGTCGGATTCACGAGTTCGTTCGCCGTCGTGCTCACGGGCCTCGGTGCCGTGGGTGCCACGCCTGCGCAGGCGGCCAGCGGGCTGCTCGCCGTCAGCCTCACGATGGGGCTCGCCTGCATCGTGCTCGCCTGGCGGTATCGGATGCCGATCACCGTCGC
Coding sequences within:
- a CDS encoding sensor histidine kinase; this encodes MPAAPFTRIPSVREKRGDLVLAAVMFVGAVLSAALSTVAEIYGDTRAEPWTALVYAVAVTAPLAVRRRWPAQVAIAISVAYFLAISFQVPEIYVGNIAMFVSLYTVGAWMNNRRAAMIVRVSIIVGMFVWLIITMYRQAIEEADKAEVVAGLLSPYLAFMLIQLLLNVLYFGGAYYFGERSWHAAQERAVLEQRTVELEQEREVTAAQAVALDRVRIARELHDVVAHHVSVMGVQAGAARLVIDQDPEKSKSILSGIEESARDAIHELRHLLETLRTPGGETTDAASTVTLDDIRSLAEASTEAGLPTHYVVIGEPVPVPSLVAVNLYRIAQESLTNARRHAGVGATADVRVRYDDAGVEVEIVNTGRAVAALRPGLGQLGMRERAAASGGTLDIAPRPAGGLRVRARVPLTGKGVDQTEPAEPLIETGTSS
- a CDS encoding response regulator, translating into MSHTDAPIRVLLVDDHAMLRAGFRTILDTQRDITVVGEAATGAEAVAQASTLRPDVITMDVQMPDMDGIEATRRIVADPQVGAAIAIVTTFDRDDYLYQALDAGASGFLLKNAGAEDLIAAVRALAAGDGMLAPEVTRRVLARFTTASATASNPASAPTSAPASAPAPSQVAATVLADPLTDREAEVLVLLADARSNAEIASALFIGEATVKTHVSRILQKLGARDRVQAVVLAHRMGLT